CGTCCTGGTCGATCAGCGAGCCGCGCGAGGTGTTGACCAGCGTGGCGCCGTCCCGCATCAGGCCGAGCCGGCGGCCGTCGATCAGGCAGCGGGTGGCCGGGAGTTCGGGCGCGTGCACGCTCACCACGTCGGCGGCGGCGCAGAGTTCGTCCAGGGAGACGGACCGGGCGCCGAGCCCGGCCGCCTCGGCGGCGTCCACGTACGGGTCGTGCAGCAGCAGGTCCAGGTCGTGCGGGCGCAGCAGGTCGAGCACCCGGCGGCCGATCCGGGAGGCGCCGACGATGCCCACGGTGCGGCGGTAGTTGCCGGCCGAGGCGTAGGCGTCCTGCCAGTCGTGCGGGGCGCGGCGGGCACGGTAGTCCTCGCGGATGCGCAGCAGCTGCTTGTTGGCGAGCAGCACGGCCGCCACCGTGTACTCCGCGACCGGCAGGGCGTTGGCCCAGGCGGCCGAGCTGACCTGCAGGCCGCGCCGCCAGCAGGCTTCGGTGACGTGGTGCTTGACCGATCCGGCGGCGTGGATGACGGCGCGCAGCGCGGGGGCGGCGTCGAGGACGGCGTCGTCCAGCGGCGGGCAGCCCCAGCTGGTCACGACGACCTCGGCCTCGCGGAGCGCGGCGGCCGCGGCGGGGGTGCCGAAGTCGTGGACGACCAGGGCCGGGTCGAGGTCGGCGAGGTCGGTGAGGCGGTCCAGGGTGCCGCGGTCGATCAGCCGCTCGGCGAGGCCGGGCTGCATGGCCAGCAGGGCGCGCGGGCGGCGGGCGGCGGCGCGGGGCGGACCGGGGGCCGGGACGGGCAGCGTGGTCGGGTGGGACACGGGGAGCTCCGGGGAGTGTGCGGAACGGGCGCGGGCGGAGGTCACTTGACGCTTCCGGCGGTGAGACCGGCCTTCCAGTGCCGCTGCAGGCCGACGAAGGCGGCCACCAGGGGCAGCACGGCGAACAGCGAACCGGTGATGACCAGCGGGTAGTACTCGGGGAAGGCGTGGGTCTGGGTGTTCCAGTTGTAGAGGCCGAGGCTGACCGGGAACAGACGGTTGTCGGACAGCATCACCAGCGGCAGGAAGAAGTTGTTCCAGATCGCGGTGAACTGGAACAGGAACACCGTGACCAGGCCGGGCATCACCATCCGCAGGCCGATCGAGCGGAAGGTGCGCAGCTCCCCGGCGCCGTCGATGCGGGCGGCCTCCAGCACCTCGCCGGGCAGGTAGCCGGCGCAGAACACCCGGGCGAGGTAGACGCCGAACGGGTTGACCAGGGACGGCAGGAAGACCGCCCAGAAGGTGTTGACCACGCCGACCTCGGAGGCCAGCAGGTACATCGGCAGGGCGAGCGCGGTGGTCGGTACGAGCACGCCGAGCAGGACGAGGCCGAACACCTTCTCCTTGCCGGGGAAGTCGTGGACGTGGAAGGCGTACCCGGCCGCGACGCAGACCAGGGCGCAGAGCGAGGCGCCGATCCCGGCGTAGAGCAGGGAGTTGAGGTACCAGCGGAAGTAGATGCCGTCACCGGTGGTGGCGAGGTCGTGCAGGTTGGCGCCCAGGTGCCAGGTGGCCGGCGACAGGGTGCGGCCGCCGAGCAGGTCGCCGGTGTTCTTGGCGGCCGCGGTGAGCAGCCAGCCGAGCGGCAGCAGGGTGTAGGCGGTGGCGAGGACCAGGGCCGCGTTGACGCCGGCCCTCGAGAGCGAGCGGGGGCGGCGCGGGCGGTCCCCGGCGGATCGGGCGGGGCGGCGGGTGCGGGCCCGGCCGGGGGCGAGGGTGGTCACGCGGTGTCCTCCGATCGGCGTCCGCCGCGGCCCCGGGTGAGGCGGGTGACGAGGTACGAGAGCGCGGCCGCGGCGAGGGCGAGCAGCACGGACGAGGCGGCGGCCAGGCCGTAGTCGCCCCGTTCGAACGCGGCGGAGTAGGCGTACATGTTGGGCGTCCAGGTGGAGACCACGCCCGGGGAGACGCCGTGCAGGATGACCGGCTCGGTGAACAGCTGGAGCGAGCCGATCACGGTGAACAGGCCGACCATCGCGAGCGAGGGCCGGATCAGCGGGATCTTGACGGCGACCGCGGTGCGCAGTGCTCCGGCGCCGTCGACCACGGCGGCCTCCAGGACCTCGCGCGGGATGGCCTGCAGCGCGGCGTAGAAGATCACCATGTTGTAGCCCGTCCACTCCCACAGCGCGATGTTGACCACCGCGGGCAGGGGGTGGGCCATCGGATCGGCGGACCAGCCCGCGGAGTCGAGCGCGTCCACGACCGGGCTGATGCCGGGGGTGTACAGGTACATCCAGATCAGCGCGGCGATGATGGCGGGCACCGCGTGCGGCAGGAAGAGCGCCAGCTGGAAGAAGCGGCGGGCGCGGGCGAGGGCGGAGTCCAGCAGCAGCGCGAGCAGCAGGGACAGGCCGACCATCAGCGGGATGTAGAGCAGGCAGTACTCGGCGGTGGTGACGAAGCCGGCCCGGAAGGCGGCGTCGCCGAGCGCGCGGGTGTAGTTGCCCAGGCCGGTGAAGACGGTCTCGCTGCCGCCGAAGCCGAGGCCCGAGCGGTGCTCGGTGAACAGGCTGAGGTAGCCGGCGTAGCCGATCGGCACGAGGGTGCAGGCGGTGAAGAGCAGCAGAAACGGGGCGAGCAGGACGGCCGGGGCCCCGTACCGCCCGCGCCGCCGCCGGGGGCGGCGGGGCGGGCGGCGCTGCGGTCCGCGGCCGGGGCGCCCTGGGCGGGCGCGGCCGCGGTGCGGGTGGCCGGGCCCGGGTCTGCGGCGCTGCGGGTGGCGGGGCTCATCAGCCGGCGACCTTGAGGCCGCGGTTCTTCAGCTCGGCCAGGGTGGACTGCTGGGCGGCGTCGACGGCCTGGGCGAGGGTGCCGGACTTGGCGGCGAGCTTGCCGAAGGAGTCCTTGAGCGCGGTGTTGGTGGCCCCCATGACCGGGCCCCAGGCCCAGTCGGGCCGGATGGAGCCGGCCGCGGCGACGTAGACGCCGTAGATGTCCTGGCCGCCGTAGAAGGCGGTGTCGAAGGCCTTCTCGGCGACCGGGACGAGCGCCGGGTCTGCCGGGTAGGCGGAGGAGGTGCCGGAGGCGATCCGGGCCTTGATGCCCTCGGGGGTGGTGGTGGCCCAGGTGGCGAACTCGACGGCGGCCTCGGCCTTCCTGCTGTCCTTGGAGACGGCGAAGGTGGTGCCGCCGAGCATGCCGCTGGCGGGGCTGCCGTCCCAGCTGGGCATCGGGGCGACGGCCCACTTGCCGGCGGCGTCCGGGAGGGTGCTCTTGAGCACGCCGCCGCCCCAGGAGGCGCCGAGGTAGCCGGCGGTCTCGCCCTTCTGCAGGGAGGCCGTCCACTGCTGGCTGAAGGAGGTCTGCACCCGCACCAGGTCGTCGTCGATCATCTTCTGCCAGTAGTCGGCGGCCTTCCTGGTCTCGGCGCCCGCCAGGTCGACCTTCCAGCTGTCGCCGGAGGTGGCGAACCAGTGCGCGCCGGACTGCCAGCTCATCGCCTCGAAGGTGCTCGGGTCGTCCGGGAAGAAGGTGGCGATGCGGGTGTTCGGGTCGGCCTGCTTCAGCTTCTGGGCGGCGGTGCGGAAGTCGTCCCAGGTCTTCGGGACGGTGATGCCGGCCTTGTCGAAGAGGTCCTTGCGGTAGTAGAAGGCCTGCGGTGCGGCGTCCAGCGGCAGGGCCCAGGTGGCGCCGCCGAGGGTGGTGAGGTCGACGGCCTGCGGCAGGTACTTGGCCTTGAGGTCGGCGCCGACGAGCTTGCTGATGTCCTTCACGGCGCCCTGGCTGACGAAGTCCGGCAGCTGGGGGTACTCGACGTTGAAGACGTCGGGCGCGTTGCCGGCCTTGACCGCGTTGGAGATCTTGGCGTAGCCGCCGGCGTTGCCGGAGGGGATCTCCTCGTAGCTGACCTGGATGCCCGGGTGGGAGGCGTTGAAGGCGGCGACCACGTCCTTGGTGCCCTTGGCCCAGCCCCAGAAGGTGAGGGAGACGGGCTTGCCGTCGGTGGCGGCCCGGTCGGACGTGGTGCCGGTGCCGCTGCCGCAGGCGGTGAGCAGGGCGGTGGCGAGGGCGGCGGCGCCGAATGCGGAGGCAACGCGAAGGGCGGCTCTGCGACTGCGGGCGGGGGCAGCGGACATGGCTCGGCTCCTGGAGGCGGGGGTCTGCGAGGGATGACCGCCATCCTCGGAGCACATCCGATCGAAGTCAAGACTTTCGGATCGGATGATCTGAAATGATCCGAACCGGATCAGATGATCGAGATGCCTTGACGATCGATCCGCCCCTTCCTAGATTCGAGGCGCCCGCGCACCCACCGCACCGCGCACCCACCGCCCCGCGCACCCCACCCGCCGCACCGTCCGCCGCCCGGAGGAGCCCGCATGTCCGCGATCCCACTGCCCCCGGAGGACCGGGTGCTCAGCCCGTACACCGGCTGGACCCGCGCCCACTGGGAGGCCGCCGCCGACGCCCTGCTCGCCGCCGTCGAACCGCACGCCGGCCCCGGCCACGCCCTGATCAACCTGCCCGGCCCCCGGCCGAGCTGGTCCGGCCACCGGTCGGACGGTCTGGAGGGCTACGCCCGTACGTTCCTGCTCGCCGCCCTCCGGGTGGCCGGGGCGGGCGGCGCCGACCCGCACGGACTGCTGGAGCGGTACGCGGCCGGCCTGACCGCCGGCACCCGCCGCCCCACCACCGAACGGGACCTCGCCGACGGCGACCCGTACGGCTGGCCGGTGATCACCGACCGCGGCCAGGCCATGGTCGAGGCCGCCTCCGTCGCCCTCGGCCTGCGCCTGACCCGCCGCTGGCTCTGGGACAGGCTGGACGACGGGGAGCGGGAACGCGCCGCGGCCTGGCTCGCCGAGGCGCTGCGCCGCACACCCGTGGCGAACAACTGGTGGCTCTTCCCGCTCACCGTCGGCGGCTTCCTCGCCGAGGTCGGCATCGAGACCGGGGCCGCCCGCGCCGCGATCGACCGCGGCCTGGCCGCCGTCGAACCCTGGTACCGCGGCGGCGGCTGGTACACCGACGGACGGCCGCGCGCCTTCGACCACTACAACGGCTGGGCGTTCCACCTCTACCCGCTGCTCCACGCCCACCTCGCCGGCGACCGCGACACCACCGACCGGCTCGGCCGCCGGCTCGCCGAGCACCTCGACGGCTCCGGCCGGCTCTTCGGCGCCGACGGCGCCCCGATCCACCAGGGCCGTTCGCTCACCTACCGCTTCGCCGCCGCCGCGCCGCTGTGGGCCGGCACCCTCACCGGGCACACCCCGCTGGCCCCGGGCACCACCCGGCGGCTGGCCTCCGGCGCCCTGCGGTACTTCCTGGACCGCGGCGCGGCCGGCCCCGACGGGCTGCTCGGTCTCGGCTGGTTCGGTCCGCACGCCCCGGGGTGCAGCCGTACTCCGGCCCGGCCTCGCCGTACTGGGCGAGCAAGGGCTTCCTCGGGCTGCTGCTGCCACCGGACCACCCGGTGTGGACCGCCCGCGAAGAGCCCGGGCCGTCCGAGCGCGCCGACGCCCTCGTCGCGCTGCCCGGGCCCGGCTGGCTGATCCAGTCCACCGCCGCGGACGGCATCGTCCGGCTGCACAACCACGGCAGCGACGACCAGCCCGCCGACGAGACCATCGCCGACGACCCGCTGTACGCCCGGCTCGCGCACTCCACGGCGACCGGCCCGGCCTTCGACGCCCCGCCGGACAACCACTTCGGGCTGGTCGTCGGGGACGAGGTCAGCGAGCGCGGCCGGATCACCCCGCTCGGCACCGGCGAGGGCTGGGCGGCGTCCAGTCACCGCCCGCGGCTGGGCGGCACCGAACTGCCCGGCACCACCGTGACCTCGGTGGTGCTGGCCGCCGGGGCCGAGGAGGTGCACGCCCATCTCGTGACCGGGGCCGCCCCGGGCACCGCCGTCCGGCAGGCGGGCTGGGCGGTGGCCGGCGAGCAGGCCGGCACCGGCGGCGACGACCTGCGGGCCGCGGCCACCGCCACCGGCGCCGACGGGCTGCCACTGGCGGCGGTCCTGCAGCGCGTCCACGGCTTCGGGGCCGCGACCGCGACGCCGCTGCCCGGGGGCACCGCCTTCGGCCCGGCCGCCGCCGTGCCGGTGCTGACGGGCCGGACGGACGGCCCGGCCGCCCTGTTCGTCGCCGCCTCCCGGCTCACCCGGGGACCGGCCCCGGCCCCCTTCCGGGCCGTGCACGTCACCACGGAGCGGACCCCCGACGGCTCCCTCGTCCGGGTGTGCTGGCCCGACGGCACCGAGCACGAGGCCCGGCTCGGACCGGGCACGGCCGAGGTGACCGTGCGACGGGAGGGCTGAGAGACGTGCGGCTCGCCCTCTCCACGCTCGGGCTGCCCGGCCGGCCGCTCGGCGAGGCCTTGCGCCTGGCCGCCGACCACGGTTGGCAGGGGGTGGAGCTGCGCTGCGCCCCCGGCGAGAGTGTCCACCCCGCTCTGACCGCCACCGAACGGCGCCGGGCCGCCGCCGAGTTGACGGCGCACGAAATCACCCCGCTGGCCCTCGCCTCGTACGTGGGCGTCGCCCGGCCGGGCGAGGACGCCGCCGTCGCGGCCGAGCTCGCCCACCACCTGCGGCTGGCGGCCGACCTCGGCGCGCACTGGCTGCGGGTCTTCCCGCAGGGCGGCGCGGGCGCCGAGGGCGCGGAGGCGGACGGCCGGGCGGTGCGGCGGCTGGCCTCGGCGGCCGGCCTCGCCGAGGCGCTGGGCGTGCGGATCGCGCTGGAGACCCACGACTCGCATCGCTCCGGGCGGGCCGTCGGCCGGGTGCTGACCGCGGTCGGCCACCGGTCGGTCGGCGCGATCTGGGACGTCCTGCACACCTGGCTGGCCGGCGAGAGCCCGGCCGCGACGCGCGACGCGCTGGCGGCCCACCCCGGCTATCTGCAGGTCAAGGACGTCGCGGGCGCCGACGACCTGACGCCGCTGCCGCTCGGCGCGGGCGTGCTGCCGCTGGCCGACTGCCTGGCCGGGCTGCCCGGCGACGGCTGGGTCTCCTGGGAGTACGAGGCGCCCTGGCACCCGGCGGCGGCGCCGCTGCCCCCGCTGCTCGGACCGGGCGCGCGCCACCTGCGGTGCCTGGCCTGACCTGCGGCGCCCGGCCCGACCTGCGGCAGCGCAGGTCGGGCCGGGCCGCCGGTCAGCCGCCGGTGCCGGTGCCGGTGCCGCCGCAGGAGGTGCGCACCTTCAGCGAGGGCAGCAGCTCCAGGTGGTGCACGGGCAGCGAACCGCCGCCGCCGATCCGGCGCAGCAGCAGCTCCAGCGCGGCCGCGCCGACCGCGCGCTTGGGCGGGGCCACGGCGGTCAGCGGCGGTGCGGCCAGCGCCGCGAACACGTCGTCGTAGCTGATCAGCGCCAGGTCGTCGGGGACTTTCAGGCCGTGCGCGCGCAGCAGCGGCGGCAGCTGGATGGCGTCCTGGTCGTTGTGCACGAGGACGGCCCGGACGCCGCCGGCCACGGCGCCGGCGATCGCGGCGGCCACCTCCTCCGCGTCCAGCCCGGGCCGGCGGATGTCGACGACCGGCTGCGGCTCCAGGCCGAGCATCCGCATGCCTTCGGCGTAGCCGAGCCGGACGCGGTGCGCCGTCCAGGTGTCGTCGCGGGCGGCGAGCAGCACCGAGCGGTGGCCGAGCGAGGCGAGGTGGCGCAGCGCCAGCAGGACCCCGTGCCGGTGGTCGGAGCCGACCGAGTCCAGCTCCGCGGCGGCGCTGTCGGGGGCGGCGCGGCGCTCCACCAGGACGGCGGGGACGGCCAGTTCGCGCAGCCAGTCGCCGTCCCCGACCCGCCCGTCCGGCCGCCAGTTCGGGGTGAGCAGCAGGCCGTCGACCGCCGACTCCAGCAGACGCTGCACCTGGGCGCGGTCGTCGGCCGAGTCGTACGGGGCGATGCCCAGCACCAGGCGGGCACCGACCGCGGCGGCGGCCGACCGGGCGCCGGTGATCACCTCGTCGAAGTACGAGCCGACCGTGGGCACCAGCATGCCGATCACCTGGTCGCGGCCCTGCGGCCGGGCGAAGGCGCCGCTGTCGGGCAGGGAGACGGCCCCGTGCGAGCGGTGCAGCAGGCCGGCGTCGGCGAGGGCCGCGACGTCGCGGCGGACGGTGACCGCGGACAGGCCGATGCGGCCCGCGAGATCGACGACGCGGACGGTGCCGAGGTCGCGGACGACCTCCAGGATCCGTGCCCGGCGTTCCTCGGCCGTGATGGTCATGGGCTGCTCCTCCCGTTCGCGGGGTGCTCCGCATTGCTGATCAATTTGTATCATTCGATCGAAGTCCGATCGAAGAGTCCGAGTGTATTGACTCGATCAGATGACCGACCCTACGGTGAGGCCGCGCCGCCGCGGGGCCCTCGTCGCCCCGCCCCGCCCCGGCACCCCCACCCTCTCCCCCACTCCTGCTCCGGGAGACCCTCATGCTCCTGCGCGCCCTCCGCGATGGAGCGGCACCGGCCGCCCTGGCCGCCGCCTGCCTGCTCCTGCCCACCGCCGGTCCGGCCGCCGCCGCCGCCGCCGGCACCACCGTGTACGTCGACTGCTCCGCCGCGGTGAACGGTACCGGCACCCTCACCAGCCCCCTCGACTCCCTCGCCGCCGCGAACGCCCTGGTGCTCGGGCCCGGCGACCGACTGCTCCTCAAGCGCGGCACCACCTGCACCGGCACCCTCGCCCCGCACGGCTCCGGCAGCCCCGGCAACCCGGTCGTGCTGGCCCCGTACGGCCCCGGGACGGCGCGGCCCGTGGTCGCGGGCGACCCGAGCGGCCCGGAGAACGCCGCCGTGCACCTCCTGAACGTCGAACAGTGGGAGATCCACGGACTGGAGATCACCTTCCCGGACACCGCCGCCACCCGCAAGGAGCGCAACGGCCTGCTGGTGGAGATCGCCGACCTGCCGGACGGTGTCGGCAGCCACTACCTGGTGGACGACGTCTACGTGCACGACGTGGACGGCGACAGCACGAAGTGGAGCAACGGCATCCAGTTCCGGGTGTCCGGCACCACCGCACCCACCTCGTTCGACGACGTCGTGGTGCAGAACTCGCGGATCGCCTCGGTGGACCGCGAAGGCCTGACCACCCGCTCCACCTGGATGTGCCGGCCGGCCTACGGCTCCGGCGACGGCTGCGGCAGCACCGTCAACTGGCGTCCCAGCACCCGTGTCGTCTTCCGCGGCAACACCGTCAGCGACACCGGCGGCGACGGGATCGTGGTGCGCGCCGCCGACCACGCGCTCGTCGAGCACAACACCGCGTACGACATCGCGATGCGGCCGATGGGCTCCAACGCGGGCATCTGGACGATCGACTCCGACGCCACCACCGTGCAGTACAACGAGGTCCACCGGGTCAGGCGGCTCTCCGACAGCAACGACGGGATGGCCTTCGACTCGGACTTCGGCAACAACGGCTCGCTGTTCCAGTACAACTACAGCCACGACAACGACGGCGGCTTCATGTTGTTCTGCGGGGCCTGCGGGGCGGGCTCCAGCAGCACCGGCACCGTGGTGCGCTACAACCTGAGCGTCGGCGACCGGTCGCGGTGGCTGTTCGCGGTCGGCGAGAAGAACGCCCGGATGGACAACAACACCGTCTACCTGCCGGCCGGCTCCACCGCACCGATCATCCAGCAGGGCAGCGGCAGTTCGGTCACCGCGATGAACGGCAACCTGTTCGACAACCTGGGCACCGGCGGGTACGGCGGCTTCGGCGGCAACAGCTACCGGCCCGGCGACTTCACCTGGACGGCCAACGTGTTCTTCGGCAACCACCCGGCGAACGAACCGGCCGACCCGCAGAAGACCACCGCGGACCCGCTGCTGGCCGACCCCGGCGGCGCCACCCCGCAGGACTACCGGCTCGGCGCCGCCTCCCCGCCCGCGCCGCCGGGGTCGCGGTGCCGGGCGACGGCGGGCAGGACTACTTCGGTGCGGCCGTCCCCGCGGTCTGCCGGCCGGACGCCGGCTTCCACCAGGCGACGGCCTTCGCCGATGCCGACTGCACCCCGGGCGACCCGGTGCGCAACGGCGGCTTCGAGACCGGCACGCTCGCCCCCTGGACGTTCTACGGCGGCGCCGCCACGGACGGGGCCGCCGCCCACGACGGCGGCTGGGCCGTCCGGGTCGGACCGGCCCGGGCCGCCGCCGAACAGGTCGTCACCGTCCGGCCCGGCACCACCTACACGCTGGCGGGTTGGGGCCGGGTGTCGGCCGCCGGCACCGAACTCTCGCTCGGCGCCAAGCAGTACGACACGGCCGGCTCCACCACCCGGGCCGCGTTCACCGCCACCGCGTACGCGCGCGGCAGCACCGACTTCACCACCGGCCCGGCCGCCACGAGCGTACGGATCTACTGCTACGCCCGCAGCGGCAGCGGATACGGCTGGTGCGACGACGTGACGCTCACCGCGCACTGAGCCGCGGCCACCGTCACATCGGGTCGACGGTGCGCAGCCCGTCCTCCAGCTCCAGCCAGCGCGTGATGCCGATCGAGCGCAGGAACGGCAGGTCGTGGCTGGCCACCACGAGCGCCCCCGGTAGCCGGCCAGGGCCTGGGTGAGCTGGCGGACACTGGCCAGGTCCAGGTTGTTGGTCGGCTCGTCGAGCAGCAGCAGCTGCGGCGGCGGGTCGGCCAGCAGCAGGGCCGCCAGTGTGGCGCGGAACCGCTCGCCGCCCGACAGGGTGCCGGCCGGCCGGTCGGCCCGCTCGCCGCGGAACAGGAAGCGGGCCAGCCGGGCCCGGATCGCGTTGTCGCCCGCCGCCGGCGCGAACCGGCGGACATTGCCGACCACGCTGAGCGTGTCGTCCAGCAGGTCGAGCCGCTGCGGCAGGTGCCGCAGCGGCACGGGCACCGCCACCTCGCCCGCCGCCGGGGCGAGTTCGCCCGCGATCGCGCGCAGCAGGGTGGACTTGCCCGCCCCGTTGCGCCCGACCAGGGCGACCCGCTCCGGACCGCGCAGCTCCAGGTCGGCGGTGCCGTGCGCGAGCGCGCCGTACGACAGCCGCACCCGGTCGAGGACCAGCACGGTGCGCCCGGCGGGTACGGCGGTGCGGGGCAGGTCGATCCTGATCTCCGCGTCGTCGCGGACGGCCTCCTCCGCGGCGGTGAGCCGCTCCTTGGCGTCCGCGAGCCGCTCGGCGTGCATGCCGCGCACCCGGCCGGCCGTCTCCTCGGCCTGCCGCTTGAACGCGCCCGCGAGGATCTTCGGATCGTTGCGGGTGAACGACTTCTTCTTGCCGTAGGCGGCGCTGCGCTCCAGCTTGGTGCGCGCCTCGATCAGGTCGCGCTGCTGGCGCCGGACGTCGGACTCGGCGTTGCGCACCAGGCGCTCGGCCGTCTCCTGCTCGGCGGCCAGTGCCCGCTCGTAGTCCTGGTACGTGCCGCCGTACCAGGTGACGGTGCCGTCCCTGAAGTCGGCGATCTGGTCGACGTGGGAGAGCAGTTCGCGGTCGTGGCTGACCACCACCAGGACGCCGCGCCAGGCGGCGACCGCCTCGTACAGCCGGGCGCGGGCCCGGCGGTCGAGGTTGTTGGTCGGCTCGTCGAGCAGCAGCACGTCCGGGCGGCGCAGCAGCAGCGCCGCGAGGTGCAGCAGGACGCCCTCGCCGCCGGAGAGTTCGCCGGTGGTGCGGTCCAGGCCGAGGTGGCCGAGGCCCAGCCGGTCGAGGGTCTCGGCGGCGCGCTCCTCGACGTCCCAGTCGTCGCCGAGGACGGTGAAGTGCCGCTCGTCGGCGTCGCCCGCCTCGATGGCGTGCAGCGCCTCGCGGGCCGCCCGGATGCCGAGCGCCTCGTCGACCCGGGTGTCCTGCGCCAG
The Kitasatospora paranensis genome window above contains:
- a CDS encoding hydroxyacid dehydrogenase gives rise to the protein MQPGLAERLIDRGTLDRLTDLADLDPALVVHDFGTPAAAAALREAEVVVTSWGCPPLDDAVLDAAPALRAVIHAAGSVKHHVTEACWRRGLQVSSAAWANALPVAEYTVAAVLLANKQLLRIREDYRARRAPHDWQDAYASAGNYRRTVGIVGASRIGRRVLDLLRPHDLDLLLHDPYVDAAEAAGLGARSVSLDELCAAADVVSVHAPELPATRCLIDGRRLGLMRDGATLVNTSRGSLIDQDALVAELVTGRIDAVLDVTEPEVLPADSPLYDLPNVVLTPHVAGSLGGELHRMAAAAADELARYAAGLPFAHPVTAEDAARSA
- a CDS encoding carbohydrate ABC transporter permease; its protein translation is MTTLAPGRARTRRPARSAGDRPRRPRSLSRAGVNAALVLATAYTLLPLGWLLTAAAKNTGDLLGGRTLSPATWHLGANLHDLATTGDGIYFRWYLNSLLYAGIGASLCALVCVAAGYAFHVHDFPGKEKVFGLVLLGVLVPTTALALPMYLLASEVGVVNTFWAVFLPSLVNPFGVYLARVFCAGYLPGEVLEAARIDGAGELRTFRSIGLRMVMPGLVTVFLFQFTAIWNNFFLPLVMLSDNRLFPVSLGLYNWNTQTHAFPEYYPLVITGSLFAVLPLVAAFVGLQRHWKAGLTAGSVK
- a CDS encoding sugar ABC transporter permease — translated: MLAPFLLLFTACTLVPIGYAGYLSLFTEHRSGLGFGGSETVFTGLGNYTRALGDAAFRAGFVTTAEYCLLYIPLMVGLSLLLALLLDSALARARRFFQLALFLPHAVPAIIAALIWMYLYTPGISPVVDALDSAGWSADPMAHPLPAVVNIALWEWTGYNMVIFYAALQAIPREVLEAAVVDGAGALRTAVAVKIPLIRPSLAMVGLFTVIGSLQLFTEPVILHGVSPGVVSTWTPNMYAYSAAFERGDYGLAAASSVLLALAAAALSYLVTRLTRGRGGRRSEDTA
- a CDS encoding sugar ABC transporter substrate-binding protein gives rise to the protein MSAAPARSRRAALRVASAFGAAALATALLTACGSGTGTTSDRAATDGKPVSLTFWGWAKGTKDVVAAFNASHPGIQVSYEEIPSGNAGGYAKISNAVKAGNAPDVFNVEYPQLPDFVSQGAVKDISKLVGADLKAKYLPQAVDLTTLGGATWALPLDAAPQAFYYRKDLFDKAGITVPKTWDDFRTAAQKLKQADPNTRIATFFPDDPSTFEAMSWQSGAHWFATSGDSWKVDLAGAETRKAADYWQKMIDDDLVRVQTSFSQQWTASLQKGETAGYLGASWGGGVLKSTLPDAAGKWAVAPMPSWDGSPASGMLGGTTFAVSKDSRKAEAAVEFATWATTTPEGIKARIASGTSSAYPADPALVPVAEKAFDTAFYGGQDIYGVYVAAAGSIRPDWAWGPVMGATNTALKDSFGKLAAKSGTLAQAVDAAQQSTLAELKNRGLKVAG
- a CDS encoding sugar phosphate isomerase/epimerase codes for the protein MRLALSTLGLPGRPLGEALRLAADHGWQGVELRCAPGESVHPALTATERRRAAAELTAHEITPLALASYVGVARPGEDAAVAAELAHHLRLAADLGAHWLRVFPQGGAGAEGAEADGRAVRRLASAAGLAEALGVRIALETHDSHRSGRAVGRVLTAVGHRSVGAIWDVLHTWLAGESPAATRDALAAHPGYLQVKDVAGADDLTPLPLGAGVLPLADCLAGLPGDGWVSWEYEAPWHPAAAPLPPLLGPGARHLRCLA
- a CDS encoding substrate-binding domain-containing protein, whose protein sequence is MTITAEERRARILEVVRDLGTVRVVDLAGRIGLSAVTVRRDVAALADAGLLHRSHGAVSLPDSGAFARPQGRDQVIGMLVPTVGSYFDEVITGARSAAAAVGARLVLGIAPYDSADDRAQVQRLLESAVDGLLLTPNWRPDGRVGDGDWLRELAVPAVLVERRAAPDSAAAELDSVGSDHRHGVLLALRHLASLGHRSVLLAARDDTWTAHRVRLGYAEGMRMLGLEPQPVVDIRRPGLDAEEVAAAIAGAVAGGVRAVLVHNDQDAIQLPPLLRAHGLKVPDDLALISYDDVFAALAAPPLTAVAPPKRAVGAAALELLLRRIGGGGSLPVHHLELLPSLKVRTSCGGTGTGTGG
- a CDS encoding carbohydrate binding domain-containing protein, which encodes MRNGGFETGTLAPWTFYGGAATDGAAAHDGGWAVRVGPARAAAEQVVTVRPGTTYTLAGWGRVSAAGTELSLGAKQYDTAGSTTRAAFTATAYARGSTDFTTGPAATSVRIYCYARSGSGYGWCDDVTLTAH